The DNA window TCACGCGGCCGCAGGCATCGAGCAGCGGTCCGCCGCTATTGCCGCCGCCGATCGCAGCGGTGTGGAGGATCGTCTCGAACTTCTTGGCCGAACGCCCGCCCGATACGTTCCCGCGGGTCTTGACCGGGGTGATGGGTGAGATGAGGTCGCCGAAATCGAGGCCCTGCGCGATATCGACATTGGCAGGATAACCGACCGCGAAGACTTCCGCCCCGTCCGACACGGCGACAGGCGTGAAGGTCATCGGCACGAGCCGCCCCTTCTCGGTCAGCTTGAGGAGCGCCAGATCGGTGCGCGGGGCATAACGCAGCACGCGCGCGAAATAGCCGGTCTCGCCCTGGCTCGGGATCACGCCCAGCTTGAGGTCCGCATCCTGCGCCAGCGGTTCGACGACATGGGCGTTGGTAAGAATGATGTCGGGGGCGACGACGATGCCCGATCCATGGCCGACGACTTCGACCGTATCCCCGTCATCGGCGATCACCACCACCCGCACCACGCTGCGCGCGGCGGCGTTGATATCGGACTGGTCGGCATGCGCCGGGGCGCTCGGACACAGCACGGCAAAGACGAACGACAATGCGAGGAAGAAGCGGGTCATCGCGGCCTTGTCTATGGGGAGCGGGGTTTGACCGCAAGATGCGGGATGCACGCTGTCGGCGGCTGCGCTAGGCCGGGGGCATGGAATATGACGACGACACATGCTGGCAAGCCGTGCAACGGCGCGACCGCGCGTTCGATGGGCGGTTCGTCACCGGCGTGTTGTCGACCGGGATATATTGCCGCCCGAGCTGCGCCGCGCGCCATCCGGCGCGTATCAATGTGCGCTTTTTCGCCAACGGTGCCGCAGCGAGAGCGGCTGGCCTGCGGGCCTGCAAGCGCTGCCTGCCCGATGATGTGGGGCGCGACGAAGCGGCAGTGGCCACGGCGATCGAGGCGATCCAATCGGGCGAGGGCAGGTCGACGCTCGACGAGCTGGCTGCGTTGACCGGATATTCCGCCAGCCATTTCCAGCGCGTCTTCAAGCGCGCCACCGGTCTGTCGCCGGCAGCTTACGCCCGGGCCTTGCGCGAAGAGCGGGCGCGCGATGCGCTCTCGGGCGGGGGCAGTGTGACCGACGCGATCTATGCGGCGGGCTATGAAGCGCCGTCGCGGTTCTACGACGATATGAAAGGGCAAGGCATGGCGCCATCGGCATGGGCGAAGGGCGGCGAGGGGACCGTGATCCACTACGCAACGGTCGGGACGACATTGGGGCCGATGCTCGTCGCCGCGACCGGGAAAGGCGTGTGCCGCCTGAGCTTCGGCGAGGGGCGCGAGGCGCTCGAAGAGCGTTTCCCCAAGGCCGATCTGGTCGAAGGCGGAGACGAATTCGGCGCGCTGCTCCAGCAGGTGATCGACGCGGTCGAACGTCCTGGAACGGGCGCGGACATTCCGCTCGACGTGCAGGGGACCGCGTTCCAGCAGCGCTGCTGGCAGGCGCTGCGCGAAATCCCGCCGGGCGAAACCCACAGTTATGCCCAGATCGCGGCGGCTGCGGGCAATCCCAAGGCCACGCGTGCGGCAGGCAGCGCCAACGGAGCGAACAATGTTGCGGTGCTGATCCCCTGCCACCGCGTGGTGCGCAGCGACGGCAGCATCGGCGGCTATGCCTACGGCACCGCGATCAAGAAAGAGCTGCTGCGCCGCGAGGCGGAGGGCTAGCCCGAGCGCGTCTCGATCGTCGCGTGTTCGATATGGAAGCTGTCATGCAGCAGTTTCCGTGCCTGCCGCTTCACCGCTTCCGGGTCGGCACCCGGCGCGATTTCCATCTCCATGGTCACCATCGGCCTTTCCTGCGTCACCGACCAGGCGTGGATGTGATCGACTTCGCTCACGCCATCGAGTTCGGCCAATTGCCGGGCGACATCGCGCCGATCGAACCCGGGTGGCGCGCCCTCCAGCAGGATATGCCCGCTTTCGGCAACGACCGACCACGCCGATTTGAGGATGATGAGCGCGACCAGCACCGACAGGATCGGGTCGATCGGCATCCAGCCGGTAAAGATGATGACGAGCGAAGCAACGATGGCAGCAATCGAACCGAGCAGGTCCCCCGCCACATGCAACGCGGCGGCGCGCACGTTCAGATTGTCGCTCTCTCCGCGGGTCAGGACGATGAAGGCGACGATATTGACCACCAGTCCGCCGACCGCGACCCACAGCATGAGGTCACCCATCACCTCGTTCTGATCGGCCAGCCGGTGGAACGCCTCGTAAACGATCCATCCGGCAATCACGAACAGCGAGAGGCCGTTGAGAAAAGCGGCGAGAACGGAAAAGCGGTCAAAGCCATAGGTGCGCTTCCAGTCCGCCGGGCGGCGCGCGATGCGGAAGGCGAGCCACGCCATGACCAGCGACGCAAAGTCGGTGAGCATGTGCCCGGCATCGGCGATCAGCGCGAGCGAACCCGACACGATGCCGCCGAACACTTCGGCGATCATGAACGTGCCGGTCAGCGCCGCGGCGATCGCGATCTTGCGCTCGTTCTTCGGCACGTGCGAGTGCCCATGTCCGTGGGAATGCCCGTTTCCGTGGGAATGATCGTGCGTCGACGCGGCCAATGTGTCCTCCGGTTCTCGGCAGCCCGTCATACGCGAAAAGCCGGCGATCGCCACCCGCTTCGCGCGGATTGCCATCGCCGGCTCTCATCGGTCACCGGACGGTGGAGACCGATCAGTAAATCCGGAAAGACACGATCTTGCGATCGCTCCGATAAGTGCAGTCGAATTCGTCGCTGCGCGTGTCGCGGGTTTCGATCCGGCCGCGCACATCGACATAATCGCGGTCGCGCTGGCGAACATCGGTGACGTTCACGCGGCCATATTGCGATGCCTCGCGCGAACAGACGGCAGCGGCGTCCCGCTCGAACGGGCTGGCGTCGCGATTGTAGCCATCGTTACCCAACGGATCGAGCAATCCGCCGAGCGCTCCGCAACCGCTGAGGATGACGGAACCGGCGATGGCGGCGGGCAGGAACTTCATGTGCATTGCGACTCTCCCTTGGTGATTTGGCTATCAGGGTCGTTGCGTTGCAAACGGACGCAAAATCAAATGGTTCCGCCCACCGTCTCGCATCAGCGCGTCAGGGCTTGCCGATGAAGATCGACTTCACATTGGCGAATTCCTTGATCCCGAAGCCGCCATGTTCGCGCCCGTAGCCCGAATTCTTCACCCCGCCGAAGGGCATGGCCGGATCGGCAACACCATAGACGTTGATGAAGATCATGCCGGTATCGAAATGGTTCTTCGCCAATTCGATCGCGCGTTCGGTGTCGCTGCACAGGATACCACCGCCGAGGCCATAGCGGCTGTCATTGGCGATGCGCATCGCGTCTTCATCATCCTTGGCGCGGATGACGCTGGCGACGGGACCGAACAATTCGTCGTCATAGGCCGGCTGGCCGGGTTCGACGTCGGTCAGGACGGTCGCCGGATAGAACGCACCGGGGCCATCGGGGATCTTGCCGCCGCAGGCGATCTTGGCGCCCTTGGAAACGGATTTTTCGACCTGTTCGTGAAGGTCCTTGCGCCCCGAAACCGACGACATCGGTCCCATATCGGTGTTCTCGTCGGTCGGATCGCCGGTCTCGACGGCATCGAAACGCCCGACGAACTTCTCGACGAAGGCTTCATAGACCTTGTCGGTCACGATGAAGCGCTTGCCGTTGATGCAGGTTTGGCCGTTATTGTAGAGCCGCGCCTGCGAGCAGACCTTGGTCGCGACGTCGAGATCGGCGTCCTCGAGCACGAGATATGCGTCGTTCGAGCCAAGCTCGAGCACGGTTTTCTTGATCGCCTTGGCGGCCTTTTGCCCCACATGGCGACCGGCATCGTCCGACCCTGTCAGCGTGACGCCGCGCACCTTGTCGTGGGCGATGATCTGGTCAGACGTATCGTGATCGATCACCAGCACGGTGAAGAGATTTTCGGGCAGGCCGGCTTCGCGGAAGATCTTTTCGATCATCAGGCCGCTGCCGACGCAGATCGAGGCGTGCTTCAGCAGCACGCCATTGCCCACCATCAGGCTGGCGATGGCATAGCGGATGACCTGGTAGGCGGGGAAATTCCACGGCTGGATGCCGTAGACCACGCCGATCGGCGAATAGGTGACGATGCCGCGATCGGCATTGCTCGGATCGCGCTGTTCGTCGGCCAGTTCCTTGGGGCCGTTGGCGGCGGTGTAGTCGCAGATCCCGGCACACAGCTCGACTTCGTCGCGGCTGTCGCCGATCAGCTTGCCGACTTCGCGCGTCATCAACTGGGCGAGGTCTTCCTTGTTGTCGCGCAGGCCCTTGCCCAGCGCCTTGATCACTTCGGCGCGATCTTCGAGCGAGCGCAGCTTCCACTGGGTGAAGGCTTCGTGGCAGGCATCGACCTTGGCAAAGGCTTCGTCCTTGGAAAGCTCATTATAAGTTTCGATGTCTTCGCCGGTGGCGGGATTGAAGGTGGTGATGGTGTTCATTCTGCTTCTTTCATTAAGAGGTTGCACCTTCCAAGCTGTCGGTGATGCGTCTCGTTCCCAAAATGGTGCCCGGCGCGCCAAGACGACATTATTGCATTTGCGAAGCATTCGCACTAGATGGTGCCAATGACCAAAAGACCTTCTGCGCGAACACTTACCGTTATCGAATCCAGACAACTGACGCCGTCGATGCGTCGCGTCACGCTCGGAGGTCCCGGCCTCGCCGGATTTCCGCCCGATCAAACGGGCGGATACGTGAAACTGTATCTTGGGATCGCCGCGAGCGGAAAGCCGACGGTCCGGACCTATACGATCCGCAACCAGCGCCCCGATGCGATCGAGCTCGACTTCGCCCTTCACGGGGGAAGCGCTGCGGGACCGGCCACGCGCTGGGCGCTGGCGGCGCGGCCAGGCGACACGATCGAGGTCGGTGGTCCGGGGGCTGCCAAGCCCCTGCCGGGCGGTCACGACTTTTACCTGGTGGCTGGCGACATGACAGCGCTGCCCGCGATCGGGGCCAATCTCGAAAGGCTCAAAGACGATGCGCGCGGGCTGGTCGCCATCGAAGTGCAGGTTGAGGCGGACAGGGTAGCGCTCGCTTCGCCGCCGGGCATGACAATCTGCTGGCTGGTCAATCCCGAACCCGGCAAGCGGCCGGAGTTGCTGGCGGATGCCCTGAGGGCAGCCGATCTTCCCTCGGGACGGATCGCCGGATGGGCAGCAGCGGAATTCGGTGCCATGCGGAGCTTGCGAGCCTTGCTGCGAGACGAGTTGAAGCTCCCGAACGGGTCACTCTACGTCTCCAGCTATTGGAAACACGGGCTAATCGAGGACGAGCACAAGCTGGCCAAGCGGGAAGACTCCGACAGGCAGGCGGCCTAGCCGCGCGCCCAGCCACTTGCGGCCGGTTCCAGCGTGTCGAGAAAGGCCTCGGCACTATCGAGATATTCCTGCTGGCGCTCCTCGCCCATGCGATCCCAGTTCTGGTAGATCCGGCCGATGCGGTGATTGCTTGCCAGCCGGTCGCGGTGGCGGTGCATGAAGTGCCAGTAGAGCGGGTTGAACGGGCAGGCCCCTTCGCCGGTTTTCTTGCTCACCGAGTAACGGCATTCCTTGCAGTAATTCGACATCTTGTTGATGTAGTTTCCGCTAGCGGCATAAGGCTTGGAGGCGAGGGCACCGCCATCGGCGTAGAGGATCATGGCCGCCACATTGGGCAGTTCGACCCATTCATAGGCATCGGCGTAGACCACCAGATACCAATCCTGCACCTCGCGTGGGGAGATGCCCGCCAATAGCGCGAAATTGCCGAGCACCATCAGCCGCTGGATATGGTGCGCATGGGCGTTGTCGCGGGTCGAGCGGATGCAATCGGCTAGGCAGCGCATGTCGGTCTCGCCGGTCCAGTAGAATTCCGGCAGGCCGCGCTGGGCGTTGAGCGCATTGGCCTTCTGCAGATGCGGCATCCGGTTGAAATAGAAGCCGCGCACATATTCGCGCCATCCGATGATCTGTCGGATGAAGCCCTCGACCGAATTGAGCGGGGCCTTCCCGTCGCGATAGGCTTTCTCTGCGCGTTTGCAGAGCTCGAGCGGATCGAGCAGGCCGAGATTGATGCTGGTCGAAAGCATCGAGTGGAACAAATCGTCCTGCCCGTGGACCATCGCGTCCTGATAGGGGCCGAAACGCTCGATCCGCTCGGCAAAGAAAGCGTCGGCGGCTTGCTCCGCCTGATCGCGGGTGACCGGCCAGCCGAAATGGTCGAGCGAGCCGAAATGGTCGGCGAAACGATCCTCGACCAGGTCGAGGCAGGCCTGCGTGATCTCGTCCGGCTCGAATGTCGGACGCTGCGGGGCCGACAGTCCGTCCTTGGGCGGTTTGCGGTTCTCGCTGTCGTAGTTCCACTCGCCGCCTTCGGGCTTGTCGCCGTCCATCAGCAGCCCGGTCTTGCGGCGCATCTCGCGGTAGAAATATTCCATCCGCAAGCTCTCGCGATCCTCGGCCCAATCGTCGAACTCGGCCTGCGAGCAGATGAAGCGGTCGTCGCGCAGGATCTCGATCTCGCAGGCGAATTTGTCGGCCCACTGGTCCATATCCTCGCGCACGCGCCATTCGCCGGCCTCGACCACGCTGACGAGGCGGGGCGCATGATCCTCGATCGCGCGGGCGAGTTCGCCGGTAAAGCTGCCGGCATTGTCCTCATCGTCCATCCTGACATAGTCCACTGTCCATCCGGCATCGCGCAGCTCGGCTGCGAAGTGACGCATGGCGGAAAAGATCAGGACGATCTTCTGCTTGTGGTGCCGGACGTACGTCGCCTCGTCCCACACCTCCATCATCAACACCACGGTGTCATCTTTGGAGCGTCCCCGAAGCGACGCGAGATCGCGCGTCAGCTGATCGCCGAGGACGGGAACGAGAACGGGGCCGACGCTGTCACTTGCCATGCAAGCTCCAACGCGGCCCCGCCCGATTGGTTCAGCCGAGACTCCGCTCGGTCGTGATTCGTCAGTCGTCCTTCGGCTTCAACGAGGGTGCAAGTTCATCGATCAGCGGCTGTCGATTGCCTTCCGACGTGCTCTCGATCAGGTCGCGGATCTTCTCGGCGTATTTGCCACCATGAGGCTGATAGATCACCGGGGCGAGAACGTTCATTGCGCTCGCGTCGCGGTTTTCCAGCAGCAGGAGATGAGCCAGGAGAATGCGGATGTTCTGATCGAATGGCGCATAACTATAGGCCGTTTCAAGCGCGATCAGCGCGTCCTCGGGCGGTTCCTCGCCGGACAGGCGGTAGGTCAGGTAATATCCCGCCAGCGCGTTCGGCTCGTGCGGCTCGATGTTGTTGGCATTGAGAAATTCTTCGCGAGCCGTGGTCAGCCAGTTCGGATCCTCCTCGGCATACTTCATCGCGATCTTGGCGAGATACAGATGCGCGTCGAGTGCCTGATCCGTATCCAGCAGCTTGCGAGCGATGTCTCCGGCCTCGTTGTAATTGCCGGCGTCGAACTCTGCCTCGAGCGCGGTGCGCATCACGGCGACGCTGTCGGGATACCG is part of the Alteriqipengyuania halimionae genome and encodes:
- a CDS encoding cryptochrome/photolyase family protein, whose protein sequence is MASDSVGPVLVPVLGDQLTRDLASLRGRSKDDTVVLMMEVWDEATYVRHHKQKIVLIFSAMRHFAAELRDAGWTVDYVRMDDEDNAGSFTGELARAIEDHAPRLVSVVEAGEWRVREDMDQWADKFACEIEILRDDRFICSQAEFDDWAEDRESLRMEYFYREMRRKTGLLMDGDKPEGGEWNYDSENRKPPKDGLSAPQRPTFEPDEITQACLDLVEDRFADHFGSLDHFGWPVTRDQAEQAADAFFAERIERFGPYQDAMVHGQDDLFHSMLSTSINLGLLDPLELCKRAEKAYRDGKAPLNSVEGFIRQIIGWREYVRGFYFNRMPHLQKANALNAQRGLPEFYWTGETDMRCLADCIRSTRDNAHAHHIQRLMVLGNFALLAGISPREVQDWYLVVYADAYEWVELPNVAAMILYADGGALASKPYAASGNYINKMSNYCKECRYSVSKKTGEGACPFNPLYWHFMHRHRDRLASNHRIGRIYQNWDRMGEERQQEYLDSAEAFLDTLEPAASGWARG
- a CDS encoding bifunctional transcriptional activator/DNA repair enzyme AdaA gives rise to the protein MEYDDDTCWQAVQRRDRAFDGRFVTGVLSTGIYCRPSCAARHPARINVRFFANGAAARAAGLRACKRCLPDDVGRDEAAVATAIEAIQSGEGRSTLDELAALTGYSASHFQRVFKRATGLSPAAYARALREERARDALSGGGSVTDAIYAAGYEAPSRFYDDMKGQGMAPSAWAKGGEGTVIHYATVGTTLGPMLVAATGKGVCRLSFGEGREALEERFPKADLVEGGDEFGALLQQVIDAVERPGTGADIPLDVQGTAFQQRCWQALREIPPGETHSYAQIAAAAGNPKATRAAGSANGANNVAVLIPCHRVVRSDGSIGGYAYGTAIKKELLRREAEG
- a CDS encoding siderophore-interacting protein, encoding MTKRPSARTLTVIESRQLTPSMRRVTLGGPGLAGFPPDQTGGYVKLYLGIAASGKPTVRTYTIRNQRPDAIELDFALHGGSAAGPATRWALAARPGDTIEVGGPGAAKPLPGGHDFYLVAGDMTALPAIGANLERLKDDARGLVAIEVQVEADRVALASPPGMTICWLVNPEPGKRPELLADALRAADLPSGRIAGWAAAEFGAMRSLRALLRDELKLPNGSLYVSSYWKHGLIEDEHKLAKREDSDRQAA
- a CDS encoding cation diffusion facilitator family transporter: MPKNERKIAIAAALTGTFMIAEVFGGIVSGSLALIADAGHMLTDFASLVMAWLAFRIARRPADWKRTYGFDRFSVLAAFLNGLSLFVIAGWIVYEAFHRLADQNEVMGDLMLWVAVGGLVVNIVAFIVLTRGESDNLNVRAAALHVAGDLLGSIAAIVASLVIIFTGWMPIDPILSVLVALIILKSAWSVVAESGHILLEGAPPGFDRRDVARQLAELDGVSEVDHIHAWSVTQERPMVTMEMEIAPGADPEAVKRQARKLLHDSFHIEHATIETRSG
- a CDS encoding NAD-dependent succinate-semialdehyde dehydrogenase is translated as MNTITTFNPATGEDIETYNELSKDEAFAKVDACHEAFTQWKLRSLEDRAEVIKALGKGLRDNKEDLAQLMTREVGKLIGDSRDEVELCAGICDYTAANGPKELADEQRDPSNADRGIVTYSPIGVVYGIQPWNFPAYQVIRYAIASLMVGNGVLLKHASICVGSGLMIEKIFREAGLPENLFTVLVIDHDTSDQIIAHDKVRGVTLTGSDDAGRHVGQKAAKAIKKTVLELGSNDAYLVLEDADLDVATKVCSQARLYNNGQTCINGKRFIVTDKVYEAFVEKFVGRFDAVETGDPTDENTDMGPMSSVSGRKDLHEQVEKSVSKGAKIACGGKIPDGPGAFYPATVLTDVEPGQPAYDDELFGPVASVIRAKDDEDAMRIANDSRYGLGGGILCSDTERAIELAKNHFDTGMIFINVYGVADPAMPFGGVKNSGYGREHGGFGIKEFANVKSIFIGKP